Proteins co-encoded in one Ralstonia sp. RRA genomic window:
- a CDS encoding phosphoribosylaminoimidazolesuccinocarboxamide synthase, whose translation MSAFHVFHLPLGSAVSAAVNNPAAASSALYESSITSLPLLGRGKVRENYAVGDDKLLMVTTDRLSAFDVILGQPIPDKGKVLAQMSDFWFNKLRHIVPTHETGIAPETVVAPNEVDQVRGRAIVVKRLKPILVEAVVRGYLAGSGWKDYQATGAVCGVQLAPGLQNAQKLPEPIFTPAAKAEMGEHDENISFDEVERRIGPALAAQIRDVSIRLYKEASDFAATRGIIIADTKFEFGLDENGTLTLMDEALTADSSRFWPADSYQVGTNPPSFDKQFVRDWLEAVRIDGQPWPKTAPAPQLPADVIEKTASKYREALTRLTGESLR comes from the coding sequence ATGTCGGCCTTCCACGTTTTTCACCTTCCACTGGGTTCCGCCGTGTCCGCCGCCGTTAATAACCCCGCCGCCGCATCCTCCGCCCTTTATGAATCGTCGATCACCAGCCTGCCGTTGCTCGGCCGCGGCAAGGTGCGCGAGAACTACGCTGTCGGCGACGACAAGCTGCTGATGGTCACCACCGACCGCCTGTCGGCGTTTGACGTGATCCTCGGCCAACCGATTCCGGACAAGGGCAAGGTGCTCGCGCAGATGTCGGACTTCTGGTTCAACAAGCTGCGCCACATCGTGCCGACGCACGAAACGGGCATCGCACCGGAAACCGTGGTGGCCCCGAATGAAGTCGACCAGGTGCGCGGCCGCGCCATCGTAGTCAAGCGCCTCAAACCGATCCTGGTGGAAGCCGTGGTGCGCGGCTACCTGGCCGGCAGCGGCTGGAAGGACTACCAGGCCACCGGCGCTGTGTGCGGTGTGCAGTTGGCCCCCGGCCTGCAGAACGCGCAGAAGCTGCCCGAGCCGATCTTCACCCCCGCCGCCAAGGCCGAGATGGGTGAGCATGACGAGAACATCTCCTTCGATGAAGTCGAGCGCCGCATCGGCCCGGCCCTCGCCGCGCAGATCCGCGACGTGAGCATCCGTCTGTACAAGGAAGCCTCCGACTTTGCCGCCACGCGCGGCATCATCATTGCTGACACCAAGTTTGAGTTCGGCCTGGACGAGAACGGCACCCTCACGCTGATGGACGAGGCGCTCACCGCCGATTCGTCGCGCTTCTGGCCGGCCGATTCGTACCAAGTGGGCACCAACCCGCCGTCGTTCGACAAGCAATTCGTGCGCGACTGGCTCGAAGCCGTGCGCATCGACGGCCAGCCGTGGCCGAAGACTGCACCGGCGCCGCAATTGCCCGCCGACGTGATCGAAAAGACCGCCAGCAAGTACCGTGAAGCACTGACCCGCCTGACCGGCGAGTCGCTGCGTTAA
- the purE gene encoding 5-(carboxyamino)imidazole ribonucleotide mutase — protein MTVQQSAPLVGVVMGSSSDWEIMRHAVDMLTQFGIPFEAQVVSAHRMPDDMFRYAEAARGRGLRAIIAGAGGAAHLPGMIAAKTIVPVFGVPVPSKYLRGEDSLLSIVQMPKGIPVSTFAIGEAGAANAALAAIATIATTDSALADKLEAFRAQQTEVARGMTLPVHGA, from the coding sequence ATGACCGTACAGCAATCCGCTCCGCTCGTTGGCGTGGTGATGGGCTCCAGCTCCGACTGGGAAATCATGCGCCACGCCGTCGACATGCTCACCCAGTTCGGCATTCCGTTTGAGGCGCAGGTCGTCTCGGCGCACCGCATGCCGGACGACATGTTCCGCTACGCTGAAGCCGCACGCGGCCGGGGTTTGCGCGCCATCATCGCCGGTGCCGGCGGGGCGGCGCACTTGCCGGGCATGATCGCCGCCAAGACCATCGTGCCGGTGTTCGGCGTGCCGGTGCCGTCCAAGTACCTGCGCGGCGAAGATTCGCTGCTCTCCATCGTGCAGATGCCCAAGGGCATTCCGGTGTCGACGTTTGCCATCGGCGAAGCGGGTGCGGCCAATGCGGCGCTCGCGGCCATCGCCACCATCGCCACGACCGATTCGGCACTGGCCGACAAGCTCGAAGCCTTCCGCGCGCAACAAACCGAAGTGGCACGCGGCATGACGCTGCCTGTGCACGGCGCCTAA
- a CDS encoding 5-(carboxyamino)imidazole ribonucleotide synthase, whose product MADDLNPRLAQAHTAESRALNVPNAILPDAWLGMLGGGQLGRMFAHAAQAMGYKVCVLDPDPSSPAGTIAERHLCAGYTDEAALAEMAALCPAVTTEFENVPAQALDKLEQLGAFVAPRANCVSIAQNRIAEKKFFALCAARTGIHPAPSWVIEHEADIEQLPADILPGILKIARMGYDGKGQARVSTIDELRAAWSAMQHVPCVLEKMLPLAYEVSVLAARGADGTTATWPLAENEHRDGILFSTIMPSRSVSDDIATRTRAAAAMIAEEMGYVGVLCIEFFVLQDGSLIANEMAPRPHNSGHITMDVCETSQFEQQVRAMARLPLGSTRQHSPGRMLNVLGDVWFEYGLERTPAWHEVMGHSGAKVHLYGKADARPGRKMGHVNCVGTSPEVVDEAFRHAAHVLGLQPD is encoded by the coding sequence ATGGCCGACGACCTGAACCCGCGCCTGGCGCAAGCCCACACCGCGGAATCCCGCGCGCTGAACGTTCCCAACGCGATCCTGCCCGATGCCTGGCTGGGCATGCTCGGTGGCGGCCAGCTCGGCCGCATGTTCGCGCACGCCGCGCAGGCGATGGGCTACAAGGTGTGCGTGTTGGACCCGGATCCGAGCAGCCCCGCCGGCACCATCGCCGAGCGTCACCTGTGCGCCGGTTACACCGATGAAGCCGCGCTGGCCGAAATGGCCGCGCTGTGCCCGGCCGTCACCACCGAATTCGAGAACGTGCCGGCGCAAGCGCTGGACAAGCTTGAGCAACTTGGCGCATTCGTTGCGCCGCGCGCCAACTGCGTGTCGATCGCGCAGAACCGCATCGCCGAAAAGAAATTCTTCGCGCTGTGCGCCGCCCGCACTGGCATCCACCCGGCTCCGAGCTGGGTGATCGAGCACGAAGCCGATATCGAGCAACTGCCCGCCGACATCCTGCCCGGCATCCTGAAGATTGCCCGCATGGGCTATGACGGCAAGGGCCAGGCGCGCGTGTCCACCATCGACGAGCTGCGCGCTGCCTGGAGCGCCATGCAGCACGTGCCGTGCGTACTGGAAAAGATGCTGCCGCTGGCGTACGAAGTGTCCGTGCTGGCCGCCCGCGGCGCTGACGGCACCACCGCCACCTGGCCGCTGGCCGAGAACGAGCACCGCGACGGCATCTTGTTCTCGACCATCATGCCGTCGCGCAGCGTGTCGGACGACATCGCCACGCGCACGCGTGCCGCCGCCGCGATGATCGCGGAAGAGATGGGCTACGTCGGCGTGCTGTGCATCGAGTTCTTCGTGCTGCAGGACGGCTCGCTGATCGCCAACGAAATGGCGCCGCGCCCGCACAATTCTGGCCACATCACCATGGATGTGTGCGAGACCAGCCAGTTCGAGCAGCAAGTGCGCGCCATGGCCCGCCTGCCGCTGGGCAGCACGCGTCAGCACTCGCCGGGGCGCATGCTGAACGTGCTGGGCGACGTGTGGTTCGAGTACGGCCTGGAGCGCACGCCTGCGTGGCACGAGGTCATGGGCCACAGCGGCGCCAAGGTCCACCTGTACGGCAAGGCCGATGCGCGCCCGGGCCGCAAGATGGGCCACGTCAACTGCGTCGGCACGTCGCCTGAAGTGGTGGACGAAGCCTTCCGCCACGCCGCGCATGTGCTCGGCCTGCAGCCGGATTAA
- a CDS encoding L-threonylcarbamoyladenylate synthase translates to MHKSTTPYVMPSRERLDEAARKLEAGELVAFPTETVYGLGADAENPQAIAKIYAAKGRPSNHPVIVHVVDGADISYWSDDVPGIALQLIEAFWPGPLTLILKRAPHIPAAVAGGQDSIGLRCPSHPVAQALLSRFKRGRGGIAAPSANKFGQVSPTTAQHVRDEFGDAVFVLEGDGVDVGIESTIVDLSRLDQGIGPVLLRPGAITPEDIERVTGEMPALPDAAAPRASGTLKAHYAPRTPLYLLAAAEVPARLAALQPGKRIVWLGAPVALPAGCDQQAAPATPAAYANALYALLRELDRGGYDAIWVETLADTPAWAAVNDRLRRAAAAFAA, encoded by the coding sequence ATGCACAAGTCGACCACGCCCTACGTCATGCCTTCGCGCGAGCGCCTGGATGAAGCCGCGCGCAAGCTGGAGGCGGGCGAGCTGGTCGCCTTTCCGACCGAGACCGTTTACGGCCTCGGCGCCGATGCCGAAAACCCGCAGGCCATCGCCAAGATCTACGCGGCCAAGGGTCGGCCATCCAACCATCCGGTGATCGTGCATGTGGTCGATGGTGCGGACATCTCCTACTGGTCTGACGATGTACCCGGCATCGCGCTTCAACTCATCGAAGCCTTCTGGCCGGGGCCACTCACGCTCATTCTGAAACGCGCGCCGCACATTCCGGCTGCAGTAGCAGGCGGGCAGGACAGCATCGGGCTGCGTTGCCCGTCGCATCCGGTGGCGCAGGCCCTGCTCTCGCGGTTCAAGCGCGGACGCGGTGGCATTGCGGCACCCTCGGCCAACAAGTTCGGCCAGGTCAGCCCCACCACCGCACAGCATGTGCGTGATGAATTCGGCGATGCCGTGTTCGTGCTCGAAGGTGACGGCGTTGACGTGGGCATTGAATCCACCATCGTCGATCTATCGCGTCTGGACCAGGGCATCGGCCCGGTGCTGCTGCGCCCCGGTGCCATCACCCCCGAAGACATCGAGCGCGTGACCGGCGAGATGCCCGCACTGCCCGATGCTGCCGCGCCGCGCGCTTCCGGTACGCTGAAGGCGCACTACGCGCCGCGCACGCCGCTGTATCTGCTTGCTGCTGCCGAAGTGCCCGCACGTCTGGCAGCGTTGCAACCCGGCAAGCGCATCGTCTGGCTGGGCGCCCCCGTGGCATTGCCGGCCGGCTGCGACCAGCAGGCTGCACCCGCCACCCCTGCGGCCTACGCCAACGCGCTATATGCGCTGCTGCGCGAGCTCGATCGCGGCGGTTATGACGCGATCTGGGTAGAAACCCTAGCCGACACGCCCGCCTGGGCAGCCGTCAACGATCGCCTGCGTCGCGCGGCCGCTGCATTCGCGGCTTAG
- a CDS encoding SGNH/GDSL hydrolase family protein translates to MKLRQWMGVASAALALGLTACGGESDQSGSSNSGNPKVQRMVVFGDSLSDAGTYTPAAAPVGGGKFTTNPGPVWAETVASQLGVALTPAVMGYANQVQTCPKPGCFDYAQGGSRVTDVNGIGHNGGTGALTYPVKQQLANFYAASNNTFNGSGDVVFVFGGNNDIFYWAAAVATPGSGVTPAIATAQVQQAATDLVSYVKDMISKNATQLYVFNLPDSSLTPQGVSGGPQGQALLHALVGVFNTTLQTGLAGTTARVIDFNSQLTAVIQNGTQFGFSNTSTPACDATKINALVPSAGGSSLFCSANTLVAAGADQSYLFADGVHPTTGGHRLIASNVLQRLLADSLMH, encoded by the coding sequence ATGAAGTTGCGTCAATGGATGGGCGTCGCATCGGCAGCCCTCGCCTTGGGCCTGACCGCTTGCGGCGGCGAATCCGATCAGAGCGGTAGCAGCAATAGCGGCAACCCCAAGGTTCAGCGCATGGTGGTGTTCGGCGACAGCCTGAGCGACGCCGGTACCTACACGCCGGCGGCAGCCCCTGTGGGCGGCGGCAAATTCACCACCAACCCTGGTCCGGTGTGGGCGGAAACCGTGGCATCGCAACTGGGCGTGGCACTCACGCCGGCGGTGATGGGTTACGCAAACCAGGTGCAGACCTGCCCGAAACCCGGTTGCTTCGACTATGCGCAAGGCGGTTCGCGCGTGACCGATGTGAATGGGATCGGCCACAACGGCGGCACAGGCGCGCTGACCTATCCGGTCAAGCAACAGCTCGCCAACTTCTACGCGGCCAGCAACAACACGTTCAACGGTAGCGGCGACGTGGTGTTCGTGTTCGGCGGCAACAACGACATCTTCTACTGGGCTGCTGCTGTGGCCACGCCGGGTTCGGGTGTGACGCCGGCCATCGCCACCGCACAGGTGCAGCAGGCCGCGACCGATCTGGTCAGCTACGTCAAGGACATGATCAGCAAGAACGCGACGCAGCTCTACGTGTTCAACCTGCCGGACAGCAGCCTGACGCCACAGGGTGTATCGGGCGGCCCGCAAGGCCAGGCACTGCTGCATGCACTGGTGGGCGTGTTCAATACCACGCTGCAAACCGGCCTGGCGGGCACCACTGCTCGCGTGATCGACTTCAACTCGCAACTGACCGCCGTGATCCAGAACGGCACGCAGTTTGGCTTCAGCAACACCAGCACGCCGGCTTGCGATGCGACCAAGATCAACGCACTGGTGCCGAGCGCTGGCGGCAGCTCGCTGTTCTGCTCGGCCAACACGCTGGTGGCAGCGGGGGCGGATCAGTCCTACCTGTTTGCCGACGGTGTGCACCCGACCACGGGTGGCCATCGCCTGATCGCCAGCAACGTGCTGCAACGCCTGTTGGCGGACAGCCTGATGCACTGA
- the mobB gene encoding molybdopterin-guanine dinucleotide biosynthesis protein B — MTQPTTHTALLGITGTSGSGKTTLIEQLIARFVRDGRRVAAVKHTHHGFDLDTPGKDSHRMRSAGSAEVVLVGGERLVLMREFAPAQEPELADVLALLSPETDVVIVEGYKRSDFPKIEIFRPSLGRAPLWPEIGGVVAVATDAVDAVQVPEGVTVLNLNDVDAVYRFAVQQIAKAST, encoded by the coding sequence ATGACCCAGCCGACCACGCACACGGCACTGCTCGGCATTACGGGCACCTCGGGCAGCGGCAAGACCACGCTCATCGAGCAGCTCATCGCGCGCTTCGTGCGCGATGGGCGCCGCGTGGCCGCCGTCAAGCACACGCATCACGGTTTCGATCTCGACACGCCGGGCAAGGATTCACACCGCATGCGCTCGGCCGGTAGCGCCGAGGTGGTGCTGGTGGGCGGTGAGCGCCTCGTGCTGATGCGCGAGTTTGCCCCCGCACAAGAACCGGAGCTGGCCGACGTGCTGGCACTGCTGTCTCCCGAGACCGACGTGGTGATCGTGGAGGGCTACAAGCGCAGTGACTTCCCCAAGATTGAGATCTTCCGCCCTTCGCTAGGTCGCGCGCCGCTGTGGCCGGAGATCGGTGGTGTGGTGGCGGTTGCCACGGATGCAGTGGATGCGGTTCAGGTACCAGAAGGCGTGACCGTGCTCAACCTGAACGATGTCGACGCGGTGTACCGATTTGCCGTGCAGCAGATTGCAAAAGCATCCACATGA
- the dacB gene encoding D-alanyl-D-alanine carboxypeptidase/D-alanyl-D-alanine-endopeptidase, with protein sequence MARIRSTRLPYLSRCALACATLLALTAAPIAQAKKPKTQVAHATSAATAVQKRQAARNPAGLPANVALAFARAHIPLDAVSVFVIRTGTANPILQWNADAGMNPASTMKLLTTFAGLDLLGPNFRWKTTAYADNQPINGTLNGNLYLRGQGDPKLIPEELVKLVSDVRRAGVDELAGNIVLDRTYFENGLSEAPPLDGDSGRAYNVAPDALLYSFKTLTFTLTPDAGNGAVNIDVSPPLAQLQIDNQLRTTRGGCGDWKTASGANITTQTDGHVLASFDGRYAAACGERVYNIAALTHADFIWGGFLALWQQAGGTTRFTPGLREGKVPRQAVLLATHYGPTLAEVVHDIDKYSNNVMARQLFLTIGAEIGRKPASVPQSTEVINRWLAKQNLTMPELVLENGSGLSRTERISARNMGRLLQQADANPNGGILRDALPVVGVDGTMRNRLTRAGVAGNAEIKTGTLNDVRAIAGYVEGENGERFVVVSMINHPNAGAGQAAHDALLQWIYQGAPR encoded by the coding sequence ATGGCCCGAATTCGCTCGACCCGTTTGCCGTACCTGTCGCGCTGTGCGCTTGCCTGCGCGACCCTCCTCGCCCTCACGGCTGCGCCCATCGCGCAGGCCAAGAAACCCAAAACCCAGGTGGCTCATGCCACATCGGCCGCCACCGCAGTTCAGAAGCGTCAGGCCGCACGCAATCCCGCCGGGTTGCCCGCCAATGTGGCGCTGGCATTTGCCCGTGCGCATATCCCGCTCGATGCGGTAAGCGTGTTCGTGATTCGCACCGGCACCGCCAACCCCATCCTGCAGTGGAACGCCGATGCGGGCATGAACCCAGCGTCGACCATGAAGCTGCTGACCACCTTTGCCGGGTTGGATCTGCTGGGCCCCAACTTCCGCTGGAAGACCACGGCCTATGCCGACAACCAGCCCATCAACGGCACGCTCAACGGCAACCTCTACCTGCGCGGCCAGGGCGATCCGAAGCTGATTCCCGAAGAGCTGGTCAAGCTGGTGAGCGACGTGCGCCGCGCCGGCGTGGATGAACTCGCTGGCAACATCGTGCTGGACCGCACGTATTTCGAGAACGGCCTGTCTGAAGCGCCACCGCTCGACGGCGACAGCGGACGTGCCTACAACGTGGCGCCCGATGCGCTGCTGTATTCGTTCAAAACGCTCACCTTCACGCTCACGCCGGACGCCGGCAACGGCGCGGTCAACATCGATGTGTCGCCGCCGCTGGCGCAGTTGCAGATCGACAACCAGCTGCGCACCACGCGCGGCGGCTGCGGCGACTGGAAGACGGCCTCCGGCGCCAACATCACCACGCAGACAGACGGCCATGTGCTCGCCAGCTTCGACGGCCGCTATGCCGCCGCGTGTGGAGAACGCGTCTACAACATCGCCGCGCTCACGCATGCGGACTTCATCTGGGGCGGCTTCCTGGCGCTGTGGCAGCAGGCGGGCGGCACGACACGCTTCACGCCCGGCCTGCGTGAGGGCAAGGTGCCGCGCCAGGCCGTGCTGCTGGCCACGCACTACGGCCCCACGCTGGCAGAAGTCGTGCACGACATCGACAAGTATTCGAACAACGTGATGGCGCGCCAGCTCTTCCTCACCATTGGTGCGGAGATCGGCCGCAAGCCTGCCTCGGTGCCGCAATCGACCGAGGTCATCAACCGCTGGCTGGCCAAGCAGAACCTGACGATGCCGGAACTGGTGCTGGAGAACGGCTCGGGCCTGTCGCGCACGGAACGCATCAGTGCGCGCAACATGGGGCGCCTGCTGCAACAGGCCGATGCCAACCCGAACGGCGGCATCCTGCGCGACGCGCTGCCCGTGGTGGGTGTGGACGGCACCATGCGCAACCGCCTCACGCGCGCCGGCGTGGCCGGCAATGCCGAGATCAAGACCGGTACGCTCAACGACGTGCGCGCCATCGCCGGTTATGTGGAAGGCGAAAACGGCGAGCGCTTCGTGGTCGTCAGCATGATCAACCACCCGAACGCCGGCGCCGGTCAGGCTGCACACGACGCCCTGCTGCAATGGATCTACCAGGGCGCACCGCGATGA
- the ligD gene encoding DNA ligase D has product MPRHLADYRRKRDFTQTQEPAGARHKADERSADGALHFVIQKHDATRLHYDFRLELDGTLKSWAIPKGPSLDPADKRLAVHVEDHPLDYADFEGHIPEGQYGGGDVIVWDRGTWHPHGDPRKAYRDGKLKFDLNGEKLHGAWALVRTHLPGSGRRPKEQWLLIKERDDQVRASGDYDVTQALPASVISGENVGVQATENRKTDRTERAPVQPPDGAEPSPLPKTLEPQLATLVDAPPVHGEWDYEVKFDGYRILARLDGDAPRLFSRNGRDWTAKLPRQARTLHALGLREAWLDGEVVVMGEHGAPDFQALQNAFETAHAERIVYFLFDLPFCNGMDLRGVPLRERRALLQRILDAAPGDLDRDAVQFSATFNAAPEDLLASACHMSLEGVIGKRADAPYRAGRSPAWIKLKCGQRQEFVIGGYSAPKGSRSNFGALLLGVYDDAGALPGEQKLRYAGRVGTGFNETSLRALHHELSGLTVDAPPFSNPPMGADARDVQWVKPERVAEIAFAEWTREGIVRQAVFQGLRDDKPARSIVRETAKPPNATKRKEHRVVNAAERKVRPGAERIAGVDVTHPDRVIEKASGTTKADLARYYAHVADWMLPHLYNRPVALVRAPDGIDGEHFFQKHAAALKLPDITQLNPALDPGHASLLAIGSAQALVGAVQMGTVEFHTWNALADRIEQPDRVVFDIDPDPALPFARVIEATQLTLALLDELGLKAFLKTSGGRGMHVVVPLTRREAAGWGALKDFAQAVVQHMAATFPDRFVAKMGPQNRVGKIFIDYLRNNRGASTVAAYSVRARTGLPVSVPIRHDELTGLLSSAQWTLRTLPDRLAKLDGDPWGDYAGTRQSVTSDMRKRIGADD; this is encoded by the coding sequence ATGCCACGCCATCTCGCCGACTACCGCCGCAAGCGCGATTTCACACAGACGCAGGAACCCGCCGGCGCGCGCCACAAAGCCGACGAGCGCAGCGCCGACGGCGCCCTGCACTTCGTGATCCAGAAGCACGACGCCACGCGGCTGCACTACGACTTCCGGCTCGAGCTGGACGGCACGCTCAAGAGCTGGGCCATCCCGAAGGGCCCAAGCCTGGACCCGGCCGACAAGCGCCTCGCCGTGCATGTAGAAGACCATCCGCTGGACTATGCCGATTTCGAGGGCCATATCCCGGAAGGCCAGTACGGTGGCGGCGACGTGATCGTGTGGGACCGCGGCACGTGGCACCCGCATGGCGATCCGCGCAAGGCCTACCGCGACGGCAAGCTCAAGTTCGACCTCAATGGCGAAAAGCTGCACGGCGCGTGGGCGCTGGTCCGCACACACCTGCCTGGCAGCGGCAGGCGCCCGAAGGAGCAGTGGCTGCTGATCAAGGAGCGCGACGATCAGGTGCGCGCCTCGGGCGACTACGACGTGACACAGGCGCTGCCCGCCAGCGTGATCAGCGGGGAAAACGTCGGTGTGCAAGCCACGGAAAACCGCAAGACAGACCGCACCGAGCGAGCGCCAGTCCAGCCACCGGACGGTGCCGAGCCTTCGCCTTTGCCCAAGACACTGGAGCCCCAACTCGCCACGCTGGTCGATGCGCCACCCGTGCACGGCGAGTGGGACTACGAAGTCAAGTTCGACGGCTACCGCATCCTCGCGCGCCTCGATGGCGATGCCCCCCGCCTGTTCAGCCGCAACGGCCGCGACTGGACGGCCAAGCTGCCACGGCAGGCGCGCACACTGCACGCGCTCGGCCTGCGTGAAGCGTGGCTCGACGGCGAAGTCGTGGTGATGGGCGAGCACGGCGCGCCCGACTTCCAAGCGCTGCAGAATGCCTTCGAGACCGCGCACGCCGAACGCATCGTCTACTTCCTCTTCGACCTGCCCTTCTGCAACGGCATGGACCTGCGCGGCGTACCGCTGCGCGAACGGCGGGCGCTCCTGCAGCGCATTCTCGACGCGGCGCCGGGTGATCTGGATCGCGACGCGGTCCAGTTCTCCGCCACGTTCAACGCAGCGCCGGAGGACTTACTTGCATCGGCGTGCCACATGTCGCTTGAGGGCGTGATCGGCAAGCGTGCCGATGCCCCGTACCGTGCCGGCCGCAGCCCCGCGTGGATCAAGCTCAAATGCGGGCAGCGGCAGGAGTTCGTGATCGGTGGCTACAGTGCCCCCAAGGGCAGCCGCAGCAACTTTGGCGCACTGCTTCTCGGCGTGTATGACGACGCGGGCGCGCTGCCTGGCGAACAGAAGCTGCGCTATGCGGGCCGCGTCGGCACGGGCTTCAACGAGACGAGCCTGCGCGCACTGCATCACGAGCTCAGCGGGCTGACGGTCGACGCACCACCGTTTTCCAACCCACCCATGGGCGCCGACGCGCGCGACGTGCAATGGGTCAAACCCGAGCGCGTCGCAGAGATCGCGTTTGCCGAATGGACACGCGAAGGCATCGTGCGGCAAGCCGTGTTCCAGGGCTTGCGCGACGACAAGCCCGCACGCAGCATCGTGCGAGAAACCGCCAAGCCGCCGAACGCCACCAAGCGCAAGGAGCACCGTGTCGTGAATGCTGCCGAACGCAAGGTCCGCCCGGGCGCGGAACGCATCGCAGGTGTGGACGTCACGCACCCGGATCGCGTCATCGAAAAGGCCAGCGGCACCACCAAGGCTGATCTTGCGCGCTACTACGCGCACGTGGCCGACTGGATGCTGCCGCATCTGTACAACCGGCCAGTGGCGCTGGTGCGCGCGCCGGACGGCATCGACGGCGAGCATTTTTTCCAGAAGCATGCGGCGGCGCTCAAGCTACCGGACATCACGCAGCTCAACCCAGCACTGGACCCGGGGCACGCGTCACTTTTGGCAATCGGCTCGGCGCAAGCGCTGGTCGGCGCGGTGCAGATGGGCACGGTGGAATTCCACACCTGGAATGCGCTGGCTGACCGCATCGAACAACCTGACCGCGTCGTCTTCGATATCGACCCTGACCCTGCGCTGCCCTTCGCGCGGGTGATCGAGGCCACGCAACTGACGCTCGCCCTGCTCGATGAACTGGGCCTGAAGGCGTTCCTGAAAACCAGCGGCGGGCGCGGCATGCACGTGGTGGTGCCCCTCACACGCCGCGAAGCTGCCGGTTGGGGTGCACTCAAGGACTTCGCACAGGCCGTGGTGCAGCACATGGCGGCCACCTTCCCCGACCGTTTCGTCGCCAAGATGGGCCCACAGAACCGCGTGGGAAAGATCTTCATCGACTACCTGCGCAATAACCGCGGCGCAAGCACGGTGGCGGCATATTCGGTGCGCGCAAGAACGGGGCTGCCGGTGTCGGTACCGATCCGTCATGACGAGCTGACGGGGCTGCTGTCTTCCGCACAGTGGACGTTGCGCACGTTGCCGGACCGGCTGGCAAAGCTCGACGGCGATCCATGGGGCGATTACGCGGGCACGCGCCAATCCGTCACGTCCGACATGCGCAAGCGCATCGGCGCCGATGACTGA
- a CDS encoding Ku protein, which produces MPRVIWKGAVSFGLVHIPVALYPATRSDDLDFDWLDRRTMDRVGYKRINKTTGKEVPREQIVRGYAYEKDRYVVLTDEDIRAANPVSTQTVDLLTFVDAAQIPFLYLDTPYFLAPDRRGEKVYALLREALVRSQKIGVANVVLHTKQHLAALIPLGPVLVLHTLRWSNEVRDWSELDVPAEGAKAAKLTAKEIDMAEKLIDDMSGTWDPAEYHDTFRDDILALVDRKVREGRTESVEPMDAERAAPRADNVIDLTDLLRQSLARRGKGSSASNDAVEAAPAPRKRAPRKPAAAKSARKTATSKRT; this is translated from the coding sequence ATGCCTCGCGTGATCTGGAAAGGCGCCGTGAGCTTCGGCCTCGTCCACATTCCGGTTGCACTGTATCCGGCCACCCGCAGCGACGACCTGGACTTCGACTGGCTCGACCGCCGCACCATGGACCGCGTCGGCTACAAGCGCATCAACAAGACCACCGGCAAGGAAGTGCCGCGCGAGCAGATCGTGCGCGGCTACGCCTATGAGAAAGACCGCTACGTGGTGCTGACCGACGAGGACATCCGCGCCGCCAACCCTGTCTCCACGCAAACGGTGGATCTGCTGACCTTCGTGGACGCGGCGCAGATTCCGTTTCTCTACCTCGATACGCCCTACTTTCTGGCGCCCGATCGGCGCGGCGAAAAGGTCTATGCGCTACTGCGCGAGGCGCTGGTACGTTCGCAGAAAATCGGCGTGGCCAACGTCGTGCTGCATACCAAGCAACATCTAGCCGCATTGATTCCGCTGGGGCCGGTGCTGGTGCTGCATACCCTGCGGTGGTCCAATGAGGTGCGCGACTGGTCCGAACTCGACGTGCCCGCCGAAGGCGCGAAGGCCGCCAAGCTCACGGCCAAGGAGATCGACATGGCGGAAAAACTCATCGACGACATGAGCGGCACGTGGGACCCGGCGGAGTACCACGACACCTTCCGCGACGACATCCTCGCGCTGGTCGATCGCAAGGTGCGCGAAGGTCGCACGGAGTCGGTCGAGCCCATGGACGCCGAACGCGCAGCACCACGCGCCGATAACGTGATCGACCTGACCGACCTGCTGCGCCAGAGCCTCGCGCGACGCGGCAAGGGCTCGAGCGCGTCGAACGACGCAGTGGAAGCCGCCCCCGCCCCTCGCAAGCGCGCACCACGGAAGCCAGCCGCCGCCAAATCCGCGCGCAAGACGGCCACGAGCAAACGGACCTAG